In a genomic window of Saccharothrix sp. HUAS TT1:
- a CDS encoding GGDEF domain-containing protein, translating into MAVGRPSIRNWDVWTLPPAALVYFFLIESAVAAAAIWLLTGLGAVSDADWLRFGAVMFALTVHLMIVRRAEESRRNESAGPHIDLTSVWTFAAAIALPGALAVLVTVWMRILIQPIARRQPYRFVFSSASILGGTMLAWAVVHLSGLSLLATGVIPTDLGLVLVLIAAALVNWGAQGMNIAIALKIVTPHTRIQEFLGSRADNMLELSTLGAGAMLGMLMTTHWVGPLLLVFPVILVNALLYHAAQRRAHLERLLREQEQLQARLAEDAHTDYRTGLLNTNGLAEYAGRLTDRCRHDGQPVTVLAIDLDHFKRINDTWGHPAGNAVLAEVGRILREKLRPGDVAGRDGGEEFVVVLADTGLAQGTAIAERVREAIGQMSVVTTDKHRNTVTLRGRNLPLTPDGPEVRAISASIGVAVLPDNGECLTDAQHCADAALYAAKENGRNQVRVAAGEIRLLPAPRVDQAVDGAAEQEAPEVTRTA; encoded by the coding sequence GTGGCAGTCGGCCGGCCCTCGATTCGCAACTGGGACGTGTGGACGTTGCCACCGGCCGCGCTGGTGTACTTCTTCCTCATCGAATCGGCCGTAGCGGCTGCCGCCATTTGGCTGCTCACCGGTCTGGGAGCGGTCTCGGACGCGGATTGGCTGCGGTTCGGCGCGGTCATGTTCGCCCTCACCGTTCACCTGATGATCGTGCGCCGCGCGGAGGAATCCCGGCGCAACGAGTCCGCGGGACCGCACATCGACCTGACGTCGGTGTGGACGTTCGCCGCCGCCATCGCGCTCCCGGGCGCGCTGGCCGTGCTCGTCACGGTGTGGATGCGCATCCTGATCCAGCCGATCGCGCGCCGGCAGCCGTACCGGTTCGTGTTCAGCTCGGCGAGCATCCTCGGCGGCACCATGCTGGCCTGGGCCGTGGTGCACCTGTCCGGGCTGTCGCTGCTGGCCACCGGCGTCATCCCGACCGACCTGGGCCTGGTGCTCGTGCTCATCGCGGCCGCCCTGGTGAACTGGGGCGCGCAGGGCATGAACATCGCCATCGCGTTGAAGATCGTCACCCCGCACACCCGCATCCAGGAGTTCCTGGGCTCGCGGGCGGACAACATGCTGGAGCTGAGCACGCTCGGCGCGGGCGCCATGCTCGGCATGCTGATGACCACGCACTGGGTGGGCCCGCTGCTGCTGGTGTTCCCGGTGATCCTGGTCAACGCCCTGCTGTACCACGCGGCGCAGCGGCGGGCGCACCTCGAACGGCTGCTGCGCGAGCAGGAGCAGCTGCAGGCGCGGCTGGCCGAGGACGCGCACACCGACTACCGGACCGGGCTGCTCAACACCAACGGCCTGGCCGAGTACGCGGGCAGGCTCACCGACCGCTGCCGCCACGACGGGCAGCCGGTGACCGTGCTGGCCATCGACCTGGACCACTTCAAGCGGATCAACGACACCTGGGGCCACCCGGCGGGCAACGCCGTGCTGGCCGAGGTGGGCCGGATCCTGCGGGAGAAGCTGCGGCCGGGCGACGTGGCCGGGCGCGACGGCGGCGAGGAGTTCGTCGTGGTGCTCGCCGACACGGGGCTGGCGCAGGGCACGGCCATCGCCGAACGGGTGCGCGAGGCGATCGGCCAGATGTCCGTGGTGACCACCGACAAGCACCGCAACACGGTGACCCTGCGGGGCCGGAACCTGCCGCTGACGCCGGACGGCCCGGAGGTGCGCGCCATCTCGGCGTCCATCGGCGTCGCCGTGCTGCCGGACAACGGCGAGTGCCTGACCGACGCGCAGCACTGCGCGGACGCGGCGCTCTACGCGGCCAAGGAGAACGGCCGCAACCAGGTGCGCGTCGCCGCCGGCGAGATCCGGCTGCTGCCCGCGCCGCGGGTGGACCAGGCGGTGGACGGCGCCGCCGAGCAGGAAGCCCCCGAAGTCACCCGCACCGCGTAA
- a CDS encoding MFS transporter: MTSGGTVRALVGNREFRGMWIGSTVSTVGDQLAAVALSLLVFERTQSPAWTALTWSLTLFPPLVSGPLLGWLADRFPRRTVMVWCAWLQAALVGLMALPGAPLWLMIVLLVLVLMISSPFLAAQEASLPHVLPEKRYDDGVALFGTSVDVAQMAGLAAAGFLVTGAGANVALAVDAATFVWVAILVQLSVKHRPAADPRGAKRDPEGPKGAFRLLVTEPRLRSLMGMRLLAGLAMVPEGLAVPLAASLDAVWSVGLILAIEPAANVLGVAVLFRLVRDPAKRERLIGPLAILSLAPLVMFALDPNLTWTIVLLVIAGMAGAYHTPARSAWMRILPDAYRGRAYGIGRAALRSSQGGGMALAGVVAHSIGSVTATIAGAGGIGLLLATQATVAWRRARTRNDPKAVAI; this comes from the coding sequence GTGACTTCCGGGGGGACCGTCCGCGCGCTCGTGGGCAACCGCGAGTTCCGCGGCATGTGGATCGGCTCGACGGTGTCCACCGTCGGCGACCAGCTGGCGGCGGTCGCGCTGTCGCTATTGGTGTTCGAGCGCACCCAATCGCCTGCCTGGACCGCGCTGACGTGGTCGTTGACGCTGTTCCCGCCGCTGGTCTCCGGCCCGCTGCTGGGCTGGCTCGCGGACCGGTTCCCCCGTCGCACGGTGATGGTGTGGTGCGCGTGGCTGCAGGCCGCCCTGGTCGGCCTGATGGCGCTGCCCGGCGCGCCGCTGTGGCTGATGATCGTGCTGCTCGTCCTGGTGCTGATGATCTCGTCGCCGTTCCTGGCCGCCCAGGAGGCGAGCCTGCCGCACGTGCTGCCCGAGAAGCGCTACGACGACGGCGTGGCCCTGTTCGGCACGTCGGTCGACGTCGCCCAGATGGCCGGCCTGGCCGCAGCGGGCTTCCTGGTGACCGGCGCGGGCGCGAACGTCGCCCTGGCCGTCGACGCCGCCACGTTCGTGTGGGTGGCGATCCTGGTGCAGCTGTCGGTCAAGCACCGGCCCGCCGCCGACCCGCGCGGGGCCAAGCGGGATCCCGAAGGCCCCAAGGGCGCTTTCAGGCTGCTGGTCACCGAACCCCGGTTGCGCAGCCTGATGGGCATGCGCCTGCTGGCGGGCCTGGCCATGGTCCCGGAAGGACTCGCGGTGCCCCTGGCGGCGAGCCTGGACGCGGTGTGGTCCGTCGGCCTGATCCTGGCCATCGAACCCGCCGCCAACGTCCTGGGCGTGGCCGTCCTGTTCAGGCTGGTGCGCGATCCCGCGAAACGCGAGCGCCTGATCGGTCCGCTCGCCATACTGTCCTTGGCCCCGCTGGTCATGTTCGCGCTCGACCCGAACCTGACCTGGACCATCGTCCTGCTGGTCATCGCCGGTATGGCCGGCGCCTACCACACGCCGGCACGCTCGGCGTGGATGCGCATCCTGCCCGACGCCTACCGCGGTCGGGCGTACGGCATCGGCCGTGCCGCGCTGCGCTCGTCGCAGGGCGGCGGCATGGCGCTCGCCGGCGTCGTGGCGCACTCGATCGGCTCGGTGACGGCGACGATCGCGGGTGCAGGCGGCATCGGGCTGTTGCTCGCCACGCAGGCGACCGTAGCCTGGCGACGGGCCCGCACCCGGAACGATCCGAAGGCGGTGGCGATCTGA